One genomic segment of Panicum virgatum strain AP13 chromosome 2N, P.virgatum_v5, whole genome shotgun sequence includes these proteins:
- the LOC120658931 gene encoding NDR1/HIN1-like protein 12, translating into MQRHARGNAYPVILSSSPCFRMHACAHCSVMPAIDAVHETPKRRGKRERRRSKRHKGRGRAPWPAAARTDNQASDATAMETSKKDNLCDMHRSRRRARVLAGALLAALLAAAALLAVYLTYRPAKPQVSVSRAAVYQLETAGNSSSPADPAAAAAPYAIAARAQFTLLLHNPSDRAAVLYDGLLAYVTYRGEPVAPPAELPAVVQELGADVALTPSFGGLGGGAGAEPVPVSEATVRALAGDCAARRVLLRLVLLGRVRYRSGLFRTGWRDLFVRCDVTTGVGVDAGAGGVPLLEYPQCFVDA; encoded by the coding sequence ATGCAACGACACGCGCGCGGCAACGCCTACCCCGTGATCCTCTCTTCCTCTCCTTGCTTCAGGATGCATGCATGTGCTCACTGTTCAGTTATGCCTGCGATCGATGCTGTGCACGAAACACCAAAGCGAAGGGGAAAGAGAGAGCGACGCCGATCGAAACGCCATAAAGGAAGAGGGAGAGCTCCCTGGCCGGCGGCTGCACGTACAGATAACCAGGCCAGCGATGCGACAGCCATGGAGACCTCCAAGAAGGATAACCTCTGCGACATGcaccgctcccgccgccgcgcccgcgtcctcgccggcgccctcctcgccgccctcctcgccgccgccgcgttgctCGCCGTGTACCTGACCTACCGCCCCGCGAAGCCGCAGGTCTCCGTGTCCCGCGCCGCCGTGTACCAGCTGGAGACCGCCGGCAATTCCTCCTCCCCGGCGgacccggccgcggcggcggcgccctacGCGATCGCGGCGAGGGCGCAGTTCACGCTGCTGCTGCACAACCCGAGCGACCGCGCCGCGGTGCTCTACGACGGCCTCCTCGCTTACGTGACGTACCGCGGGgagccggtggcgccgcccgcGGAGCTCCCCGCGGTCGTCCAGGAGCTCGGCGCCGACGTGGCGCTGACGCCGTCCttcggcggcctcggcggcggcgcgggggcggagCCCGTGCCGGTGTCGGAGGCCACGGTGCGCGCGCTGGCGGGCGACTGCGCGGCGCGCCGCGTGCTGCTCCGGCTCGTCCTCCTGGGCCGGGTCAGGTACCGGAGCGGGCTGTTCAGGACCGGGTGGCGCGATCTCTTCGTGCGCTGCGACGTCACCACCGGGGTCGGGGtggacgccggcgccgggggcgtGCCGCTGCTCGAGTACCCCCAGTGTTTCGTGGACGCCTGA